In the genome of Thiomicrospira aerophila AL3, one region contains:
- a CDS encoding NAD(+) kinase yields the protein MFDRIAIFGKYNGFQSWKSIDKLIKFFQDRNKQVLLDQTSCQDFPVERYGVPLLSRDKMLGQFDLAIVVGGDGTFLDVARFVVDQQKPILGVNLGRLGFLADVSPESMLSTMEDVLNGTYDCEERNLLSVAIFDQDEKVFEHLAFNDVVIHKPDAPKMIEFETFINGRFLKSQRSDGMIIATPTGSTAYALSAGGPIVDPSLNVLTLVSINPHTMSNRPFVVDGDSQIELRAHENCNGIARITCDGQITFEINARHRTQVKRHQHFIKLIHPCGHDYFQLLRAKLHWGEKL from the coding sequence ATGTTTGATCGCATCGCAATTTTTGGAAAATATAATGGGTTTCAATCCTGGAAAAGCATTGATAAATTGATCAAGTTCTTTCAGGATCGCAACAAACAGGTGCTCTTAGACCAAACATCCTGTCAAGATTTTCCAGTGGAACGCTATGGTGTACCCCTACTAAGCCGCGATAAAATGCTCGGACAGTTCGACCTAGCGATTGTGGTAGGTGGTGATGGTACGTTTTTAGATGTAGCACGTTTTGTTGTAGATCAACAAAAGCCAATACTCGGTGTTAATTTAGGGCGACTTGGATTTTTAGCTGACGTCTCGCCTGAATCCATGTTAAGTACGATGGAAGATGTATTAAACGGCACCTATGACTGTGAAGAACGAAACCTGCTAAGTGTGGCTATTTTTGACCAAGATGAAAAAGTATTTGAACACCTCGCTTTCAATGATGTGGTTATTCATAAACCTGACGCCCCCAAGATGATTGAGTTTGAAACCTTCATCAATGGTCGCTTCCTAAAAAGCCAACGCTCTGACGGCATGATCATCGCGACGCCAACCGGCTCTACCGCCTATGCGTTATCAGCCGGGGGCCCCATCGTTGATCCAAGCCTCAATGTGTTAACGCTGGTCTCAATTAATCCACACACCATGAGCAATCGACCTTTTGTGGTTGATGGTGATAGTCAAATTGAACTTCGTGCTCATGAGAACTGTAACGGTATTGCGCGTATTACCTGTGATGGTCAAATCACTTTTGAAATTAATGCCCGTCATCGTACGCAGGTCAAACGTCATCAACATTTTATAAAACTAATCCATCCATGTGGACATGACTACTTTCAACTTTTACGCGCCAAACTGCACTGGGGTGAAAAACTATAA
- a CDS encoding RnfH family protein — MVNTAADLQTMLVEVAYALPDKQSIYALQVPVNTTAIEAIKLSPLQSDYPEAVVEQLGIFSRPVAHDTALREGDRVEVYRPLKVDPKERRRQVAAEAD; from the coding sequence ATGGTTAATACAGCAGCTGATTTGCAGACGATGCTGGTTGAGGTCGCTTATGCGTTGCCAGACAAACAATCCATTTATGCTTTACAGGTTCCAGTCAATACAACAGCGATTGAAGCGATCAAACTGAGCCCACTTCAATCAGACTACCCTGAAGCAGTGGTTGAGCAGCTAGGTATTTTTAGTCGTCCGGTTGCGCATGATACGGCATTGCGTGAAGGCGATCGGGTGGAGGTTTATCGCCCCTTGAAAGTCGATCCCAAAGAGCGTAGAAGACAGGTTGCGGCTGAAGCTGATTGA
- a CDS encoding ABC transporter permease yields the protein MPLISTALRWFWRGIRRGDWLWLWIAVVIASTSVTLVEQVAQTVQKSMLSKAAESLSADLVIRSTRPIESSWQQWAEENQLATSETLSLTTMALHQDQFQMVMLKGVSANYPLRGQLRTQNHKNLNELGDSAVFADPQLAGLLGLELGNKLTLGAQDFVALDWLSDQDVFQATFSQFAPQVILPIEQIDALGLLGPGSRATFELGFSGAAQALDELYLRLVEADEPHWQIIQARAPTPDLERALNTAWLFLDLASLATVLVAGLAILIASQFYLKRWTATLALLRATGATSRRLVSLFALQLTFLAVFASGLGILLGLALFYLLTPVLANYFSPLVIAAPGTAMLLGLLSGTLALWTFSWPAFYRAMQVSPLSVLRQDLSPKSALTALLVSLVLLFLLMSLLLNNQLLIWALPSLLIGGALLALLAGLLLWGLVKVQPFTRGWLRVAIAGLTRAPGLVVTQLVAIGLVIFVLLVMSFVRHDLLNAWQATLPADMPDTFVMNIQPDQHEGVARLLAEQNLTAELVPMVRGRLVAKNDQPMRASQFDEPRAKRLLEREANIAVLSAPPNYNRITAQLPINQWQTDLPGVSIEAEIAELFGLALGDVLTYDLIGETRQYQVRSLREVDWQSFRLNFFFILEPTEQSLPITYITNFQSNLDETATLALRLAINEQFSGVLWVDARAMIRQIRDIMSQAAMAVTLLYMFTLVASLVVVFTATQSTQLARLRTWLLLRTLGAKQADIVKIGLTEFVLIGILGGLFAASLGQLASMLIAHFWLELSVGFNPWIWLSAIVMSALLLLLIGWLTQRHPLRQTPKQLLQALQAD from the coding sequence ATGCCACTAATTAGCACGGCATTGCGTTGGTTTTGGCGCGGCATTCGTCGTGGTGATTGGCTGTGGTTATGGATTGCAGTAGTGATTGCCAGCACCAGCGTGACCTTGGTTGAGCAGGTCGCACAAACGGTGCAAAAAAGTATGTTGAGCAAAGCGGCTGAATCCTTATCCGCTGATCTGGTCATACGCTCTACTCGCCCGATTGAGTCCAGCTGGCAACAATGGGCAGAGGAGAACCAATTAGCCACTAGCGAGACCCTCAGCCTTACCACTATGGCACTGCACCAAGATCAATTTCAAATGGTCATGCTCAAAGGTGTGTCAGCCAATTACCCATTACGAGGACAGCTGCGCACGCAAAACCACAAAAATTTAAATGAATTGGGCGATAGCGCCGTGTTCGCTGATCCACAATTAGCAGGCCTGCTAGGACTAGAATTGGGCAACAAACTCACACTCGGGGCACAAGATTTTGTCGCGCTAGACTGGTTAAGCGACCAAGATGTGTTTCAGGCCACCTTTAGCCAGTTCGCGCCACAGGTTATCTTACCGATTGAACAGATTGACGCCTTAGGTTTGCTCGGTCCAGGCAGCCGGGCAACTTTTGAATTAGGGTTTAGTGGTGCAGCACAAGCCTTAGATGAACTCTATTTACGCTTGGTTGAAGCCGACGAACCGCATTGGCAAATTATTCAAGCTCGCGCACCGACCCCAGATCTTGAGCGCGCCCTTAACACCGCATGGCTATTTTTAGATCTTGCGTCCCTGGCCACCGTACTCGTAGCAGGCCTGGCAATTCTGATAGCCAGCCAGTTTTATCTAAAACGCTGGACCGCGACTCTCGCACTATTACGCGCCACCGGTGCGACCAGCCGTCGTTTGGTAAGTTTATTTGCACTGCAATTGACCTTTCTAGCCGTATTTGCCAGCGGTCTAGGTATCCTGTTGGGGTTAGCTTTGTTTTATCTTCTCACACCGGTGCTGGCCAATTACTTTAGTCCCTTGGTGATTGCTGCGCCAGGCACCGCCATGCTATTAGGCTTGCTCAGTGGTACGCTCGCGCTATGGACCTTTTCTTGGCCGGCGTTTTATCGTGCCATGCAAGTCTCGCCACTCAGCGTGTTACGCCAAGATTTAAGCCCTAAAAGTGCCTTAACAGCCTTATTAGTCAGCCTGGTGCTGCTATTCTTACTGATGTCCCTGCTGCTCAATAACCAGCTGCTCATTTGGGCACTGCCAAGCTTATTAATTGGCGGCGCATTACTAGCCCTGCTAGCAGGCCTGCTACTTTGGGGTTTGGTTAAGGTTCAACCTTTTACCCGAGGCTGGTTACGCGTCGCCATTGCTGGTTTAACACGGGCACCAGGCCTGGTGGTGACGCAACTCGTTGCGATTGGCTTGGTGATTTTTGTGCTACTGGTCATGTCATTTGTGCGCCATGATTTACTCAACGCTTGGCAAGCTACCCTGCCTGCCGATATGCCTGATACCTTTGTGATGAATATTCAGCCGGATCAACATGAAGGTGTCGCGAGACTCTTAGCCGAGCAAAATTTAACCGCCGAACTGGTACCCATGGTACGAGGTCGGTTGGTGGCGAAAAATGACCAACCGATGCGTGCCAGCCAATTTGACGAACCGCGCGCTAAACGCCTATTGGAGCGCGAAGCGAATATCGCGGTATTATCAGCGCCCCCCAACTATAACCGTATCACAGCGCAGCTACCAATTAATCAATGGCAAACCGACCTACCCGGTGTGTCCATCGAGGCCGAGATTGCCGAGCTGTTTGGCCTAGCATTAGGCGATGTGCTGACCTATGACTTAATTGGTGAAACACGTCAGTATCAAGTGCGCAGCTTACGTGAAGTCGATTGGCAGAGCTTTCGGTTAAACTTCTTTTTTATTTTAGAACCCACTGAACAGTCTTTGCCTATTACCTACATTACCAATTTCCAATCTAACCTGGATGAAACGGCTACGCTAGCATTGCGCTTAGCGATTAATGAACAGTTTTCAGGGGTGTTATGGGTTGATGCGCGGGCTATGATTCGCCAAATTCGAGACATTATGAGTCAAGCAGCGATGGCCGTCACCTTACTCTATATGTTTACGCTCGTGGCCAGCCTAGTGGTCGTGTTTACCGCCACCCAATCGACCCAGCTAGCACGCCTGAGAACCTGGCTATTACTTCGAACGCTTGGCGCTAAACAGGCGGATATTGTTAAGATTGGTTTAACCGAGTTTGTGTTAATCGGTATTTTAGGCGGTCTATTTGCGGCTAGTTTAGGCCAACTAGCCAGTATGCTGATTGCGCATTTTTGGCTAGAACTGAGCGTAGGATTTAACCCTTGGATCTGGCTGAGCGCCATTGTGATGAGTGCACTGTTATTGCTACTGATTGGTTGGCTGACGCAGCGACACCCGTTGCGCCAAACACCCAAGCAATTGCTGCAAGCCTTACAGGCCGATTAA
- a CDS encoding type II toxin-antitoxin system RatA family toxin, with the protein MKKISRTALLNYSAKQMYDVVNDVARYPEFLPWCGGARVLMADEFSMQAEVTIAKLGLKQVFKTQNHLTPNQRIEMRLLEGPFSHLQGEWSFKALDEQACKINFEIEFEVSSGLLKVALNSIFEQIANTFVSSFVARAEQIYG; encoded by the coding sequence ATGAAAAAAATTTCCCGCACGGCCTTGTTAAATTACTCGGCTAAACAAATGTATGACGTAGTGAACGATGTCGCGCGTTATCCAGAGTTTTTGCCCTGGTGTGGCGGTGCGCGCGTATTAATGGCGGATGAGTTTTCCATGCAAGCGGAAGTGACGATTGCAAAATTGGGGTTGAAGCAAGTTTTCAAGACCCAGAATCATCTGACGCCTAATCAGCGCATCGAAATGCGTCTTTTGGAAGGGCCGTTTAGTCATTTACAGGGTGAATGGAGCTTTAAAGCATTGGATGAACAGGCCTGCAAAATTAATTTTGAGATTGAATTTGAAGTCAGTTCTGGCCTACTAAAGGTAGCGCTCAACAGCATTTTTGAGCAGATTGCCAATACCTTTGTCAGCAGTTTTGTTGCCCGAGCGGAGCAAATTTATGGTTAA
- the smpB gene encoding SsrA-binding protein SmpB: MAKKAKKQNHSNRIAENRKARFDYFIEETFEAGLVLEGWEIKSLRAGKVQINESYILFKNNEAWLFGALITPLITASSHQVHDPLRTRKLLMHRRQIDRLMGQVDQKGYTVVSLNLHWHQGRVKIDIGLAKGKKLHDKRATEKERDWNRDKQRILKSFG; this comes from the coding sequence ATGGCAAAAAAAGCAAAGAAACAAAACCACTCTAATCGCATCGCTGAGAATCGCAAAGCGCGCTTTGATTATTTCATTGAAGAAACCTTTGAAGCAGGCCTGGTGTTAGAAGGCTGGGAAATCAAAAGCCTGCGTGCGGGTAAGGTTCAAATTAACGAAAGCTACATTCTGTTTAAAAACAATGAAGCTTGGTTATTTGGTGCGCTGATTACGCCGCTCATTACGGCCTCCTCTCATCAAGTACACGACCCGTTGCGTACGCGTAAATTATTGATGCACCGGCGTCAGATTGATCGTTTAATGGGTCAGGTTGATCAAAAAGGCTATACCGTTGTGTCTCTTAATTTACATTGGCACCAAGGTCGGGTAAAAATCGACATTGGTTTGGCGAAAGGTAAAAAACTGCATGACAAACGCGCCACAGAAAAAGAGCGCGATTGGAATCGGGACAAGCAACGTATTCTTAAATCATTCGGTTAA
- the grpE gene encoding nucleotide exchange factor GrpE, producing the protein MQQPENLTGQEPLVNEQSDQQVDQPDANDAQQADLDEAFDPMAELAAAQQQAAQHWDSLLRLQAEMENLRRRSRIEVENAHKYGVEKLLHALVPVADSLELGLEASNKAEASVESIREGLDMTFKQLLDVLADCNVERINPAGEKFDPQKHEAMTMIPSPDHDSNTVVEVFQKGYALNERLIRPARVIVAQ; encoded by the coding sequence ATGCAGCAGCCAGAAAATTTGACTGGGCAAGAACCGTTAGTAAATGAGCAATCAGATCAGCAGGTTGATCAGCCGGACGCAAATGACGCGCAGCAAGCAGATTTAGATGAGGCATTTGACCCAATGGCTGAACTAGCCGCTGCGCAACAGCAAGCTGCGCAGCATTGGGATAGTTTGTTACGTTTGCAAGCTGAGATGGAAAACTTACGTCGTCGTTCACGTATTGAAGTCGAAAATGCCCACAAATATGGTGTTGAGAAGCTGTTGCATGCATTAGTTCCGGTAGCGGACAGTTTGGAGTTAGGCCTCGAGGCCTCAAACAAGGCTGAGGCCTCAGTGGAATCCATTCGTGAAGGTTTAGATATGACGTTTAAGCAGCTGTTAGATGTATTGGCTGATTGTAATGTTGAGCGTATTAATCCAGCGGGTGAAAAGTTTGATCCACAAAAACACGAGGCAATGACGATGATTCCTTCGCCAGATCATGACAGTAATACTGTGGTTGAGGTGTTTCAGAAAGGGTACGCCTTAAATGAGCGTTTGATTAGACCTGCGCGTGTGATTGTTGCGCAGTAA
- the fur gene encoding ferric iron uptake transcriptional regulator, with protein sequence MSGHELKRVGLKVTLPRLKILQILESAGDQHHLTAEDVYKILIEQGEEVGLATVYRVLTQFEQAGIVRRLNFENNISVFELDTGDNHDHLVCLKSGFVKEFVDPVIEDRIRDIAKENGYNLSNHNLVIYGTLESEMSKDGRGRK encoded by the coding sequence ATGAGCGGTCATGAATTAAAACGTGTGGGCTTGAAAGTGACCCTGCCACGGCTAAAAATCTTGCAAATCTTAGAGTCAGCGGGCGATCAGCACCATTTGACTGCGGAAGATGTTTATAAAATCTTGATTGAGCAGGGCGAAGAAGTGGGTTTAGCCACGGTTTATCGTGTCCTTACCCAGTTTGAACAGGCAGGTATTGTGCGCCGTTTAAACTTCGAAAATAACATCTCTGTGTTTGAGTTAGACACGGGCGATAATCATGATCATTTGGTTTGTTTGAAATCAGGATTTGTTAAAGAGTTTGTTGATCCGGTGATTGAAGATCGGATTCGTGATATTGCCAAGGAAAATGGTTATAACTTATCCAACCATAACCTCGTTATTTACGGTACTCTTGAATCAGAGATGAGCAAGGATGGCCGTGGTCGTAAATAA
- a CDS encoding outer membrane protein assembly factor BamE, producing MTLKAPLLHLTWISLLSLALSGCGGIKPFKAPVSQGVVIEQAMIDELQVGLSQQQVRSLLGPNYGQHPFRPNIWDYTYATSNRSLHTDAAGRLQLIFDDQGFLESWQVIEADSRKIKL from the coding sequence ATGACTCTAAAAGCGCCACTTCTTCATCTAACTTGGATATCGTTACTTAGCCTTGCATTAAGTGGCTGCGGCGGCATTAAACCCTTCAAAGCCCCTGTTTCACAGGGTGTTGTAATTGAGCAGGCCATGATCGATGAGTTGCAAGTCGGATTAAGCCAGCAACAAGTCCGCAGCTTATTAGGCCCCAATTACGGCCAGCATCCCTTCCGCCCAAATATTTGGGATTATACCTATGCCACCAGCAATCGTTCACTGCATACCGATGCGGCTGGTCGCTTACAGTTGATTTTTGATGATCAAGGATTTCTAGAGTCTTGGCAGGTTATTGAAGCAGACAGCCGCAAAATCAAACTCTAA
- a CDS encoding ABC transporter ATP-binding protein — protein MTDNPTNSILSLHNVHYEVSSASSPLAILKGCELEVEPQQSLAIVGRSGSGKSTLLALMAGLDTATRGDVRLLSHNLSQLNEDQRAQIRAQSVGFVFQNFQLMSGLTALENVMMPLELFNLDQPKQRAEQALESVGLTHRLHHRPQSLSGGEQQRVAIARALVTQPKILFADEPTGNLDETTAHQVQDLLFNLQDHTTLILVTHDVDYAARCQRQVRLEHGLLIEDQPCH, from the coding sequence ATGACCGACAACCCGACTAATTCTATTTTGAGCTTGCACAATGTTCATTACGAAGTATCCTCTGCGTCTTCACCTTTGGCTATCTTAAAGGGCTGTGAACTAGAAGTCGAGCCACAACAAAGTTTAGCGATAGTAGGACGTTCTGGTTCCGGAAAATCCACATTGCTTGCTTTAATGGCCGGATTAGACACCGCCACACGCGGTGATGTGCGCTTGCTATCGCATAATCTTAGTCAACTTAATGAAGATCAACGTGCGCAAATTCGCGCCCAATCAGTCGGCTTTGTATTTCAAAACTTTCAACTCATGTCGGGCTTAACCGCACTAGAAAATGTCATGATGCCACTGGAACTCTTTAACCTCGACCAGCCCAAGCAACGCGCAGAGCAAGCGCTAGAATCTGTAGGCCTGACTCATCGTTTACACCATCGGCCACAATCCCTATCGGGCGGCGAGCAACAACGCGTCGCAATTGCGCGCGCGCTCGTCACCCAACCTAAGATTTTGTTTGCCGATGAACCTACTGGCAACTTGGATGAAACCACCGCTCATCAAGTGCAGGATTTGCTATTTAACTTGCAAGATCACACCACCTTAATTCTCGTCACCCACGACGTGGACTATGCTGCGCGTTGCCAACGCCAAGTCCGTCTTGAACATGGTCTGCTCATTGAGGATCAGCCATGCCACTAA
- a CDS encoding arylesterase produces the protein MNIVQAQNRISRVVGHGLCSLYHPLVRVITLLLVSWVLLLASQSVQSSSSTLLVLGDSLSAAYGIPQENGWVTLLDQKLTQQTMQQLKNVQVINASLSGETTSGGLQRLPGLLAQHQPTFVIIELGANDALRGQNLNQTQRNLAQMIELSQQQGAKVKLLGIRLPPNYGPAFDRRLAQMYLQLAEEYQVPLDPFFLADVALNQELMLEDGLHPNAAAQPIILARLWPQLQAWLTE, from the coding sequence ATGAACATTGTGCAAGCTCAAAATAGAATTAGTCGGGTTGTCGGTCATGGATTATGTTCTCTTTATCATCCGTTAGTGCGTGTGATAACGCTGCTACTTGTAAGTTGGGTGTTACTGTTAGCCAGTCAATCGGTACAGTCCTCTTCATCTACCTTGTTGGTTTTGGGCGATAGCCTGAGTGCGGCTTATGGTATTCCGCAAGAGAACGGTTGGGTGACCCTATTAGACCAAAAACTGACTCAGCAGACTATGCAACAATTAAAAAACGTACAAGTGATCAATGCTAGTTTGAGTGGTGAAACCACCTCGGGCGGTTTGCAGCGTTTACCCGGCCTGCTGGCACAACATCAACCTACTTTTGTGATTATTGAGCTGGGCGCGAATGATGCCCTGCGCGGTCAAAACTTGAACCAAACCCAACGCAACCTAGCGCAAATGATTGAGTTGAGTCAGCAGCAGGGCGCCAAAGTGAAGTTGTTGGGTATTCGATTGCCGCCAAATTATGGGCCGGCGTTTGATCGACGTTTAGCGCAAATGTATCTGCAGTTGGCTGAAGAATATCAGGTGCCGCTCGATCCTTTTTTTCTGGCTGATGTGGCGTTGAATCAGGAGTTAATGCTAGAGGATGGTTTACACCCTAATGCCGCCGCTCAACCCATTATTCTAGCGAGACTTTGGCCACAGTTGCAGGCCTGGTTAACCGAATGA
- the recN gene encoding DNA repair protein RecN has protein sequence MLSFLHIQNLALINQLELNFKPGLTVLTGETGAGKSILLDGLGLVLGERADSNLVRHGKTKATVTAEFDLTQAPDQQAWLQQHDLEDEHQAQNCILQRSVAADGRSKAYINGRPTTLAKLKELGQQLIVVHGQHQHQALMSQDTQRDLLDRFGQHQPLTDQVKSAYKTWQQLTQQLQQLRDAQQDAQAKLELLAFKQQEFAKIKPLAGEFDQLAEEQRTLAHANDIKTAGLQAFEHLDGDTSAASLISKALHEIERAVSYSPELAQLQQRLEGLLIELQELAGELYHYSDKIELDPYRLEEVDTRLGQLHALAKKYHLEPNDLAQYFETLNNELASLARHDEHSAELEASIKQAHIKLLQASQSLTLARKQTAQTLNQTISAAMQSLGMAHGRFEVAVESQSLSAQGQDRINFLVQTNPGQPAQALNKIASGGELSRISLAIQVACAQVAQTATLIFDEVDVGIGGAVAEVVGQKMRQLGHQRQVFAVTHLGQVASYGNQHFKVAKENTGDETITQVVPLTQQARVSEIARMIGGIDITEQTLGLADELLNKAQSF, from the coding sequence ATGCTGTCTTTCTTGCACATCCAAAATCTTGCGTTAATTAATCAGCTTGAACTCAACTTCAAACCCGGTTTAACCGTGTTAACCGGTGAAACCGGTGCTGGAAAATCGATTTTACTCGATGGGTTAGGCTTAGTATTGGGCGAACGCGCTGACTCAAACTTAGTTCGTCATGGCAAGACCAAGGCAACAGTGACCGCAGAGTTTGATTTAACTCAAGCTCCTGATCAACAGGCATGGTTACAGCAGCATGATCTTGAAGATGAGCATCAAGCACAGAACTGCATCTTACAACGCAGCGTGGCTGCAGATGGTCGCTCCAAAGCCTATATCAATGGCCGCCCTACTACGCTGGCTAAGCTTAAAGAACTGGGACAACAACTCATTGTGGTGCACGGCCAGCATCAACATCAAGCCTTAATGAGTCAGGATACCCAACGCGATTTATTAGACCGATTTGGCCAACACCAGCCACTAACCGATCAAGTTAAATCGGCGTACAAAACTTGGCAACAACTTACCCAGCAACTGCAACAACTTCGCGATGCACAACAAGATGCTCAAGCAAAACTTGAGCTACTGGCTTTTAAGCAACAGGAATTTGCTAAGATCAAACCGCTAGCCGGTGAATTTGATCAATTGGCCGAAGAACAACGCACCCTCGCTCATGCGAATGACATTAAAACCGCAGGCCTGCAAGCGTTTGAGCATCTTGATGGCGACACCAGTGCCGCTAGCCTAATCAGTAAAGCACTTCATGAAATTGAACGCGCCGTTAGCTACAGCCCCGAACTCGCGCAACTACAACAGCGTTTAGAAGGACTACTTATTGAGCTGCAAGAGCTAGCCGGAGAGCTGTATCACTACAGTGACAAGATTGAACTCGACCCCTACCGTTTGGAAGAAGTTGATACGCGACTAGGACAACTCCACGCACTGGCCAAAAAATACCACCTAGAGCCAAATGACCTCGCCCAGTATTTTGAAACACTTAATAACGAATTAGCCTCGCTTGCCAGACACGATGAACATTCAGCTGAATTAGAAGCGTCCATAAAACAGGCACACATAAAACTTTTGCAAGCTTCACAGAGTTTAACGCTAGCCCGCAAACAAACAGCGCAAACGCTCAACCAAACTATTAGTGCGGCCATGCAATCGCTTGGTATGGCTCACGGTCGTTTTGAAGTCGCAGTGGAATCTCAATCGCTAAGTGCTCAAGGGCAAGACCGGATAAACTTTTTGGTACAAACCAACCCTGGTCAACCGGCACAAGCCTTAAATAAAATTGCCTCCGGCGGTGAATTGTCGCGAATTAGCTTAGCGATTCAAGTCGCTTGTGCTCAGGTTGCGCAAACCGCAACACTGATTTTTGACGAAGTGGATGTAGGCATTGGCGGCGCTGTGGCCGAAGTAGTTGGTCAAAAAATGCGTCAATTAGGTCATCAACGCCAAGTATTTGCTGTGACCCATTTAGGGCAGGTCGCCAGTTATGGCAATCAGCACTTCAAGGTCGCAAAAGAAAACACGGGGGATGAAACCATTACTCAAGTAGTGCCTTTAACCCAGCAAGCAAGAGTGAGTGAAATCGCTAGAATGATTGGCGGAATTGACATTACAGAGCAAACATTAGGTTTAGCGGACGAACTTTTAAACAAAGCCCAATCTTTTTGA